A genomic region of Pseudoxanthomonas suwonensis contains the following coding sequences:
- a CDS encoding endonuclease domain-containing protein encodes MTNVKPPLSTDTLGHARQMRSESTDVERQLWQHLRAGRLSGLKFRRQHPIPPYIADFCCVERNLVIELDGSQHTPEADVARTRHLQSHGWRALRFWDNEVLTQPEAVLEAIWNAVSETDPLPNPSLPRGLPSVAEGRGPQRPEP; translated from the coding sequence GTGACGAACGTCAAACCACCGTTGTCTACCGATACCCTCGGCCACGCCCGCCAGATGCGTAGCGAGTCCACCGATGTCGAGCGCCAACTGTGGCAGCACCTGCGTGCCGGTCGCCTCTCCGGCCTCAAGTTCCGCCGCCAGCATCCGATTCCGCCGTACATCGCCGATTTCTGCTGCGTCGAAAGGAATCTGGTCATCGAACTGGATGGATCGCAGCACACCCCCGAAGCGGACGTTGCCAGGACCCGACACCTTCAGTCCCATGGCTGGCGCGCACTGCGCTTCTGGGACAATGAAGTACTGACCCAGCCCGAAGCCGTTCTCGAGGCGATCTGGAACGCCGTTTCGGAGACCGATCCTCTCCCCAACCCCTCTCTCCCACGGGGACTTCCTTCGGTCGCCGAAGGGAGAGGGCCTCAAAGGCCAGAGCCATGA
- a CDS encoding MarR family winged helix-turn-helix transcriptional regulator: MSAPNASEAPGTATADAPRHAQLELENFLPYRLSVLSNRVSQTIADIYQKRFGLAITEWRVMAVLGRYPDLSANEVAERTAMDKVAVSRAVARLLERSLIKREIHSDDRRRSVLALSEVGYSVFDEIAPMALACEQRLVATLDEEEKVVLDRLLRKLSGPGLVALREGG; encoded by the coding sequence ATGTCCGCCCCGAACGCTTCCGAAGCTCCCGGCACCGCGACCGCGGATGCCCCCCGCCATGCCCAGCTCGAGCTGGAGAATTTCCTGCCGTACCGGCTCAGCGTGCTGTCCAACCGGGTCAGCCAGACCATCGCCGACATCTACCAGAAGCGTTTCGGGCTGGCGATCACTGAATGGCGGGTGATGGCGGTGCTCGGCCGTTACCCGGACCTGTCGGCCAACGAGGTCGCCGAGCGCACCGCGATGGACAAGGTCGCCGTCAGCCGCGCGGTGGCGCGCCTGCTCGAGCGCAGCCTGATCAAGCGCGAGATCCACAGCGACGACCGACGCCGCTCGGTGCTGGCGCTGTCGGAAGTGGGCTATTCGGTCTTCGACGAGATCGCGCCGATGGCGCTGGCCTGCGAGCAGCGGCTGGTGGCCACGCTCGACGAGGAGGAGAAGGTCGTGCTCGACCGGCTGCTGCGCAAGCTTTCCGGGCCCGGCCTGGTGGCGTTGCGCGAGGGCGGTTGA
- a CDS encoding alpha-ketoacid dehydrogenase subunit beta — translation MTATPITLIEAITQALAWELEHDPSVLVLGEDVGVNGGVFRATAGLQQKFGAQRVLDTPLDETTIAGLSVGLAAQGMKPVAEAQFDGFVYPMVDHLICHAARLRNRTRGRLHCPLVLRVPWGGGIRAPEHHSEANEAIFTNVPGLRVVMPSSPQRAYGLLLAAIRDEDPVIYMEPKRIYRQYKEVVADDGEALPLDVCFVLRDGTDVTLVAWGAQIKEALEAADALAKDGISAEVIDVATLRPLDFDTIAESVSRTGRCVIVQEAPRTAGFGAEIAARLAEHSMYDLLAPVERVTGYDTHIPLFRLEMKYLPSVERIVTAAKRAVAAG, via the coding sequence ATGACCGCCACGCCCATCACCCTGATCGAGGCCATCACCCAGGCCCTGGCCTGGGAACTGGAACACGACCCGTCGGTGCTGGTGCTGGGCGAGGACGTGGGCGTCAACGGCGGCGTGTTCCGCGCCACCGCCGGCCTGCAGCAGAAGTTCGGCGCCCAGCGCGTGCTGGACACGCCGCTGGACGAGACCACCATCGCCGGCCTGTCGGTCGGCCTGGCCGCGCAGGGCATGAAGCCGGTGGCCGAGGCCCAGTTCGACGGCTTCGTCTACCCGATGGTCGACCACCTGATCTGCCATGCCGCGCGCCTGCGCAACCGCACCCGCGGCCGCCTGCACTGCCCGCTGGTGCTGCGCGTGCCCTGGGGCGGCGGCATCCGCGCGCCGGAGCACCACAGCGAGGCCAACGAGGCGATCTTCACCAACGTGCCCGGCCTGCGCGTGGTCATGCCGTCCTCGCCGCAGCGCGCCTATGGCCTGCTGCTGGCCGCGATCCGCGACGAGGACCCGGTGATCTACATGGAGCCCAAGCGGATCTACCGCCAGTACAAGGAGGTCGTCGCCGACGACGGCGAGGCGCTGCCGCTGGACGTGTGCTTCGTCCTGCGCGACGGCACCGACGTGACCCTGGTCGCCTGGGGCGCGCAGATCAAGGAGGCGCTGGAGGCCGCCGACGCGCTGGCGAAGGATGGCATCAGCGCCGAGGTCATCGACGTGGCCACCCTGCGCCCGCTGGACTTCGACACCATCGCCGAGTCGGTCTCGCGCACTGGCCGCTGCGTGATCGTGCAGGAAGCCCCGCGCACCGCCGGCTTCGGCGCCGAGATCGCCGCGCGCCTGGCCGAGCACTCGATGTACGACCTGCTCGCCCCGGTCGAGCGCGTCACCGGCTACGACACCCACATCCCGCTGTTCCGGCTGGAGATGAAGTACCTGCCGAGCGTGGAGCGTATTGTCACTGCGGCCAAGCGCGCGGTGGCGGCCGGCTGA
- a CDS encoding peptide MFS transporter — protein sequence MSADVVEPKVAAPPPPSHHLPEFAQVMGHPRPLWMLFMTEFWERFAFYGMRWALVLYIVAQFFNGDATGEAPASELYGAYLALVYAAAIFGGYVADKLIGYQRSILVGAVFMAAGLFLITVPSEAFLKLGLATIIVGNGMFKPIISTVVGKLYATGDGRRDSGFTIFYMGINLGAFIAPILTGLLAEKVFGSDGMPAYKVVFIASGIGMVLSLVWFWFGRGQLKGIGAAEGAMAGTGRLLMVALGALVAIPAFYFLLTIEAGVLNWILIALFVAPAVMLLVEGMREGSVQRDMVIAMLIIFGFNVLFWMFFEQAGSSFNFLAQNIVNRDLWGWEFPVGWFQSVNSIAIITLAPIMAWIWVKMGSANPSIPRKFGLGLIFNGLAFLLLMFALSSLVDPETLKIPFWTLFMVYVIQSVGELCLSPIGLSMTTKLAPVRLTGLAMGGWFLSIAIGNNLSGIFASSVSGEGGMTVASAHAGYTFGFWALLGSGVLLFLIAPLVNRLMHGVK from the coding sequence ATGAGCGCCGACGTCGTCGAGCCCAAGGTCGCGGCCCCGCCGCCGCCTTCGCACCACCTGCCCGAATTCGCCCAGGTCATGGGCCATCCGCGTCCGCTGTGGATGCTGTTCATGACCGAGTTCTGGGAGCGCTTCGCCTTCTACGGCATGCGCTGGGCCCTGGTCCTGTACATCGTCGCCCAGTTCTTCAACGGCGACGCCACCGGCGAGGCGCCGGCCAGCGAGCTGTACGGCGCCTACCTGGCGCTGGTGTACGCGGCGGCCATCTTCGGCGGCTACGTCGCCGACAAGCTGATCGGCTACCAGCGCTCGATCCTGGTCGGCGCGGTGTTCATGGCCGCCGGCCTGTTCCTGATCACGGTGCCGAGCGAGGCGTTCCTGAAGCTGGGCCTGGCCACGATCATCGTCGGCAACGGCATGTTCAAGCCGATCATCTCCACGGTCGTCGGCAAGCTCTACGCCACCGGCGACGGGCGACGCGACTCGGGCTTCACCATCTTCTACATGGGCATCAACCTGGGCGCGTTCATCGCGCCGATCCTGACCGGCCTGCTGGCCGAGAAGGTGTTCGGCAGCGATGGCATGCCGGCCTACAAGGTGGTTTTCATCGCCTCCGGCATCGGCATGGTGCTGAGCCTGGTGTGGTTCTGGTTCGGCCGCGGCCAGCTCAAGGGCATCGGCGCCGCCGAGGGCGCCATGGCCGGGACCGGGCGGCTGCTGATGGTGGCGCTGGGCGCGCTGGTCGCGATCCCGGCCTTCTACTTCCTGCTCACGATCGAAGCCGGCGTGCTCAACTGGATCCTGATCGCCCTGTTCGTGGCGCCGGCGGTGATGCTGCTGGTGGAGGGCATGCGCGAAGGCTCCGTGCAGCGCGACATGGTCATCGCGATGCTGATCATCTTCGGCTTCAACGTGCTGTTCTGGATGTTCTTCGAGCAGGCCGGCAGTTCGTTCAACTTCCTGGCCCAGAACATCGTCAACCGCGACCTGTGGGGCTGGGAGTTCCCGGTGGGCTGGTTCCAGTCGGTGAACTCGATCGCGATCATCACCCTGGCGCCGATCATGGCTTGGATCTGGGTGAAGATGGGCTCGGCCAATCCGTCGATCCCGCGCAAGTTCGGCCTGGGCCTGATCTTCAACGGCCTGGCGTTCCTGCTGCTGATGTTCGCCCTGTCCAGCCTGGTCGATCCGGAGACGCTGAAGATCCCGTTCTGGACCCTGTTCATGGTCTACGTGATCCAGTCGGTGGGCGAGCTGTGCCTGTCGCCGATCGGCCTGTCGATGACCACCAAGCTGGCGCCGGTGCGGCTGACCGGCCTGGCGATGGGCGGCTGGTTCCTGTCGATCGCCATCGGCAACAACCTGTCGGGCATCTTCGCCTCCAGCGTCAGCGGCGAGGGCGGCATGACCGTGGCCTCGGCGCACGCCGGCTATACCTTCGGCTTCTGGGCGCTGCTCGGTTCGGGCGTGCTGCTGTTCCTGATCGCGCCGCTGGTCAACCGGCTGATGCACGGAGTGAAGTGA
- the hppD gene encoding 4-hydroxyphenylpyruvate dioxygenase — MSAQSQALPTNSAPDAGMTVSQFENPMGIDGFEFVEFAAPAGQAQQLHDYFRKLGFVQVARHKTRPISTYRQGDCTFLINEDPDSFAARFAEQHGPSACGFAIRVKKLADWARTQALKNGAEAFDARDELSKAVAAPVIKGIGDCMLYIVDRYDEKGTIHDPDYEYLPGVELMPQGFGLTFIDHLTHNLYHGNMAKWADYYERLFNFREIRYFDIKGAKTGLLSKAMTAPDGMVRIPLNESSDPKSQINEYLDTYGGEGIQHIACFTNDIYVTVERMREAGVEFLDTPETYFDVIDQRIPEHGEDLARLRRNKILIDADPETKQRKLLQIFTQNAIGPIFFEIIQRKGNEGFGEGNFQALFESIERDQMRRGVL, encoded by the coding sequence ATGAGCGCGCAATCGCAAGCCCTCCCCACCAATTCGGCCCCCGACGCGGGCATGACCGTGAGCCAGTTCGAGAACCCGATGGGCATCGACGGCTTCGAGTTCGTCGAATTCGCCGCCCCGGCCGGGCAGGCGCAGCAGCTGCACGACTATTTCCGCAAGCTCGGCTTCGTCCAGGTCGCGCGGCACAAGACCCGCCCGATCAGCACCTACCGCCAGGGCGACTGCACCTTCCTGATCAACGAGGACCCGGACTCCTTCGCCGCGCGCTTCGCCGAGCAGCACGGCCCGAGCGCCTGCGGCTTTGCGATCCGGGTCAAGAAGCTGGCCGACTGGGCCCGCACCCAGGCGCTGAAGAACGGCGCCGAGGCGTTCGACGCGCGCGACGAACTGAGCAAGGCGGTGGCCGCGCCGGTGATCAAGGGCATCGGCGACTGCATGCTCTACATCGTTGACCGCTACGACGAGAAGGGCACCATCCACGACCCGGACTACGAATACCTGCCGGGCGTGGAGCTGATGCCCCAGGGCTTCGGCCTGACCTTCATCGACCACCTGACCCACAACCTTTACCACGGCAACATGGCCAAGTGGGCCGACTACTACGAGCGGCTGTTCAACTTCCGCGAAATCCGCTACTTCGACATCAAGGGCGCCAAGACCGGCCTGCTGTCCAAGGCGATGACCGCGCCGGACGGCATGGTCCGCATACCGCTCAACGAGTCGTCCGATCCGAAGTCGCAGATCAACGAGTACCTGGATACCTACGGCGGCGAAGGCATCCAGCACATCGCCTGCTTCACCAACGACATCTACGTGACGGTGGAGCGGATGCGCGAGGCCGGGGTGGAGTTCCTGGACACGCCGGAGACCTACTTCGACGTGATCGACCAGCGCATCCCCGAGCACGGCGAGGACCTGGCGCGGCTGCGCAGGAACAAGATCCTGATCGACGCCGACCCGGAGACCAAGCAGCGCAAGCTGCTGCAGATCTTCACCCAGAACGCGATCGGCCCGATCTTCTTCGAGATCATCCAGCGCAAGGGCAACGAGGGCTTCGGCGAGGGCAATTTCCAGGCCCTGTTCGAGAGCATCGAGCGCGACCAGATGCGGCGCGGGGTTCTCTGA
- a CDS encoding dihydrolipoamide acetyltransferase family protein, producing MTDTKTFHLPDLGEGLPDATIVEWFVKAGDSIRLDEPLVSMETAKAVVEVPSPVSGKVLKLAGGAGEVVVTGAMLAVFEPDPNLPQRAEGQDTGHHHGDHAPAKVVASDEGGELPAQPAPSEARGGDAGTVVGAMQSSDAVRSEQAISVGGIKAMPVVRALAKKLGVDLARVRATGADGTVTLADVKQAAADPSALLPSPPGRGAGGEGTAEAARRPVATSAPAPSPQPLSRGERGSERTPVSVAGKPMRTRPPGAASTAASGQPEQLKGVRRNMARVMADAHSKVVPTTLVDDADLHAWIGKQDITARLVRAIVCACRTVPALNAWFDGDALAVTRHPHVDVGIAVDTDDGLFVPALRNADMLDARGIREGINRLRVQVEERSIPASELAGYTISLSNFGMFAGRYATPVVVPPCVAIVGAGKLSHDVVAVIGGIEVHRRLPISLTFDHRAATGGEAARFLKALLDDMALPH from the coding sequence ATGACCGACACCAAGACCTTCCACCTGCCCGACCTGGGCGAGGGACTGCCGGACGCGACCATCGTCGAGTGGTTCGTCAAGGCAGGCGACAGCATCCGCCTGGACGAACCGCTGGTGTCGATGGAGACCGCCAAGGCCGTGGTCGAGGTGCCCTCGCCGGTGTCCGGCAAGGTGCTGAAGCTGGCCGGCGGCGCCGGCGAGGTGGTCGTCACCGGCGCGATGCTGGCCGTGTTCGAACCCGATCCCAACCTGCCGCAGCGCGCCGAGGGCCAGGACACCGGCCACCACCATGGCGACCACGCCCCGGCGAAGGTCGTCGCCAGCGACGAGGGTGGCGAACTGCCTGCGCAGCCGGCGCCGTCCGAGGCGCGCGGCGGTGACGCCGGCACCGTGGTCGGCGCGATGCAGTCCTCGGATGCGGTGCGCAGCGAGCAGGCCATCTCGGTGGGTGGGATCAAGGCGATGCCCGTCGTGCGCGCGCTGGCGAAGAAGCTGGGCGTGGACCTGGCGCGGGTACGCGCGACGGGCGCCGACGGCACGGTCACCCTGGCCGACGTGAAGCAGGCCGCGGCCGATCCCTCTGCTCTGCTCCCCTCTCCCCCCGGGAGAGGGGCCGGGGGAGAGGGTACGGCGGAGGCGGCACGGCGACCGGTCGCAACGTCGGCGCCCGCACCCTCTCCCCAACCCCTCTCCCGGGGGGAGAGGGGCTCAGAACGCACTCCGGTTTCCGTCGCCGGCAAACCAATGCGCACCCGCCCGCCGGGCGCGGCAAGCACCGCCGCCAGCGGCCAGCCCGAGCAACTCAAGGGCGTGCGCCGCAACATGGCCCGGGTGATGGCCGACGCGCACAGCAAGGTAGTGCCGACCACGCTGGTCGACGACGCCGACCTGCACGCCTGGATCGGCAAACAGGACATCACCGCACGCCTGGTCCGCGCGATCGTCTGCGCGTGCAGGACCGTGCCCGCGCTCAACGCCTGGTTCGACGGCGACGCGCTGGCGGTGACCCGGCACCCGCACGTGGACGTGGGCATCGCGGTGGACACCGACGACGGCCTGTTCGTGCCGGCGCTGCGCAATGCCGACATGCTCGACGCGCGCGGCATCCGCGAGGGCATCAACCGGCTGCGCGTCCAGGTCGAGGAGCGCAGCATCCCGGCCAGTGAACTGGCCGGCTACACCATCTCGCTGTCCAACTTCGGCATGTTCGCCGGCCGCTATGCCACCCCGGTGGTGGTGCCGCCGTGCGTGGCCATCGTCGGCGCCGGCAAGCTGAGCCACGACGTGGTCGCGGTGATCGGCGGCATCGAGGTGCACCGCCGCCTGCCGATCTCGCTGACCTTCGACCACCGCGCCGCTACCGGCGGCGAGGCCGCGCGCTTCCTCAAGGCGCTGCTGGACGACATGGCGCTGCCGCACTAG
- a CDS encoding AbgT family transporter gives MNPSASGAGAPPGLVGRLLDTIERVGNRLPDPAALFLILMLLVWGLSWLLSGVQFEAINPATGEPIRIVNLLSGQSLTAFMANMYRVFMAFAPLGVVLTAMLGLGVAEHTGYINAALRRMLSITPKSLLTPALVAVAVLSHVAVDAGYVLVIPLGGVIFYAAGRHPLAGIAAAFCGVSGGFSATLFVPSSLDPLLASFTQEAGRILDPALVVNPLNNWIFTTVSSALIIAIGWFVTDRIIEPRLARTEVDGDTKDLPKMEPLTAAERRGLLWATLAMLVALALFVLSLLPETSPWRAPADTPAVLAGGNPLLVAQAPVMQSIVALIFILFLIPGVVYGYVAGTVKTHRDIIAAMTKAMSGMAYYIVIAFFIAQFLAGFNGSGLGTLMAVEGAVLLQGLPVWLTIIGLIAMTGIVNLFIGSASAKWALLAPIMVPLMMQLGVSPDLTQAAYRVGDSMTTIITPLMPYFPLIVVFCQRYVTSAGIGTLVSLMIPYSLALTVLWTLLLLAFWGLGIPLGIGASFHYPAG, from the coding sequence ATGAACCCATCCGCATCCGGCGCCGGCGCGCCTCCCGGCCTGGTCGGCCGCCTCCTCGACACCATCGAGCGCGTCGGCAACCGCCTGCCGGACCCGGCCGCGCTGTTCCTGATCCTGATGCTGCTGGTCTGGGGCCTGTCCTGGCTGCTGTCGGGCGTGCAATTCGAGGCGATCAACCCGGCCACCGGCGAGCCGATCCGGATCGTCAACCTGCTGTCGGGCCAGTCGCTGACCGCGTTCATGGCCAACATGTACCGGGTGTTCATGGCCTTCGCGCCGCTGGGCGTGGTGCTCACGGCGATGCTGGGCCTGGGCGTGGCCGAGCACACCGGCTACATCAACGCGGCGCTGCGGCGGATGCTGTCGATCACGCCGAAGTCGCTGCTGACCCCGGCGCTGGTCGCGGTCGCGGTGCTCAGCCACGTCGCGGTCGACGCCGGCTACGTGCTGGTGATCCCGCTGGGCGGGGTGATCTTCTACGCCGCCGGGCGGCATCCGCTGGCCGGGATCGCGGCCGCGTTCTGCGGCGTGTCCGGAGGCTTCTCGGCGACGCTGTTCGTGCCGTCCTCGCTCGACCCGCTGCTGGCCAGCTTCACCCAGGAGGCCGGGCGCATCCTCGACCCGGCGCTGGTGGTGAACCCGCTCAACAACTGGATCTTCACCACCGTGTCGAGCGCGCTGATCATCGCCATCGGCTGGTTCGTCACCGACCGCATCATCGAGCCGCGCCTGGCGCGGACCGAGGTCGACGGCGACACCAAGGACCTGCCGAAGATGGAGCCGCTGACCGCCGCCGAGCGCCGCGGCCTGCTGTGGGCGACGCTGGCGATGCTCGTCGCGCTGGCGCTGTTCGTGCTGAGCCTGCTGCCGGAGACCTCGCCGTGGCGCGCGCCGGCGGACACGCCCGCGGTGCTCGCCGGCGGCAACCCGCTGCTGGTGGCGCAGGCACCGGTGATGCAGTCGATCGTGGCGCTGATCTTCATCCTGTTCCTGATCCCCGGCGTGGTCTACGGCTACGTCGCCGGCACGGTGAAGACCCATCGCGACATCATCGCGGCCATGACCAAGGCGATGAGCGGGATGGCCTACTACATCGTCATCGCCTTCTTCATCGCCCAGTTCCTGGCCGGCTTCAACGGCTCGGGCCTGGGCACGCTGATGGCGGTGGAGGGCGCGGTGCTGCTGCAGGGCCTGCCGGTATGGCTGACGATCATCGGCCTGATCGCGATGACCGGCATCGTCAACCTGTTCATCGGCTCGGCCTCGGCCAAGTGGGCGCTGCTGGCACCGATCATGGTGCCGCTGATGATGCAGCTGGGCGTCTCGCCGGACCTGACCCAGGCCGCCTATCGGGTCGGCGACTCGATGACCACGATCATCACCCCGCTGATGCCGTATTTCCCGCTGATCGTGGTGTTCTGCCAGCGCTACGTGACCTCGGCCGGGATCGGCACCCTGGTGTCGCTCATGATCCCGTACTCGCTGGCGCTGACGGTGCTCTGGACGCTGCTGCTGCTGGCGTTCTGGGGGCTGGGGATCCCGCTGGGCATCGGCGCCAGCTTCCACTACCCGGCCGGCTGA
- a CDS encoding thioredoxin family protein gives MAGGGRRPGAAVVPVMLALLLSACGGEEIPPSGPPLPVDTSPQKPPVADVTEPVASGNTPAAADIAAIAGLGAAFDPERDAVADLETAKVEAKRGNRRIVLELGDATCGECAALDQRIEGEAPLRHLRDAGFIWVKVDRSAPGNAAFLAAWPESADAPAPHLLVLDADAQVLHEQAGAELLRNGKPDTRRIREFLEQWAPPPAP, from the coding sequence ATGGCGGGCGGCGGTCGCCGGCCCGGCGCGGCGGTGGTCCCGGTGATGCTGGCGCTGCTGCTGTCGGCGTGCGGCGGCGAGGAGATCCCGCCCTCCGGCCCGCCGCTGCCGGTGGACACCTCGCCGCAGAAGCCGCCGGTGGCGGACGTCACCGAACCGGTCGCCTCGGGCAACACGCCCGCGGCGGCCGACATCGCGGCGATCGCCGGGCTAGGCGCGGCGTTCGATCCCGAGCGCGATGCCGTCGCCGACCTGGAGACGGCGAAGGTGGAGGCCAAGCGCGGCAACCGGCGCATCGTCCTGGAGCTGGGCGATGCGACCTGCGGCGAATGCGCGGCGCTGGACCAGCGGATCGAGGGCGAGGCGCCACTGCGGCACCTGCGCGATGCCGGCTTCATCTGGGTCAAGGTCGACCGCAGTGCGCCGGGCAATGCCGCGTTCCTGGCCGCGTGGCCAGAGAGCGCGGATGCGCCGGCGCCGCACCTGCTGGTGCTGGATGCCGACGCGCAGGTACTGCACGAGCAGGCCGGCGCCGAGCTGCTGCGCAACGGCAAGCCGGACACGCGCCGGATCCGCGAGTTCCTGGAGCAGTGGGCTCCGCCGCCGGCGCCCTGA
- a CDS encoding tryptophan 2,3-dioxygenase codes for MTLDKNQRPLEPGIHTDLQGRMTYAGYLQLDRLLSAQTPLSDPPHHDEMLFIVQHQVSELWLKLLMHELQAAREFLKADQVWQCRKVLARSKQVLRQLTEQWSVLETLTPSEYMGFRHLLGPSSGFQSLQYRAVEFLLGNKNAGMVRVFAHDPDGQAALRAELELPSLYEEFLRYLARFGHAVPAAYLDAGHDWTGAHVSDPALLPVFERIYEDTDRYWREYALCEDLVDLETQFQLWRFRHMRTVMRIIGFKRGTGGSSGVGFLREALELTFFPELFAVRTSIGLAGAAAPGDAAY; via the coding sequence ATGACCCTCGACAAGAACCAGCGTCCGCTCGAACCGGGCATCCACACCGACCTGCAAGGCCGGATGACCTATGCCGGCTACCTGCAGCTGGACCGGCTGCTGTCGGCGCAGACGCCGCTGTCGGACCCGCCGCACCACGACGAGATGCTGTTCATCGTCCAGCACCAGGTCTCGGAGCTGTGGCTGAAGCTGCTGATGCACGAACTGCAGGCGGCGCGCGAGTTCCTCAAGGCCGACCAGGTCTGGCAGTGCCGCAAGGTGCTGGCGCGCAGCAAGCAGGTGCTGCGCCAGCTGACCGAGCAGTGGTCGGTGCTGGAGACCCTGACCCCGTCCGAGTACATGGGCTTCCGCCACCTGCTGGGGCCGTCCTCGGGCTTCCAGTCGCTGCAGTACCGGGCGGTGGAGTTCCTGCTGGGCAACAAGAACGCCGGGATGGTGCGGGTGTTCGCCCACGACCCGGACGGCCAGGCGGCGCTGCGCGCGGAACTGGAACTGCCCAGCCTGTACGAGGAATTCCTGCGCTACCTGGCCCGCTTCGGCCATGCGGTCCCGGCCGCATACCTGGACGCCGGCCACGACTGGACCGGCGCCCACGTCTCCGACCCGGCGCTGCTGCCGGTGTTCGAGCGCATCTACGAGGACACCGACCGCTACTGGCGCGAGTACGCGCTGTGCGAGGACCTGGTCGATCTGGAGACCCAGTTCCAGCTGTGGCGCTTCCGGCACATGCGCACGGTGATGCGGATCATCGGCTTCAAGCGCGGCACCGGCGGCTCCAGCGGGGTGGGCTTCCTCAGGGAGGCGCTGGAGCTGACCTTCTTCCCGGAGCTGTTCGCGGTGCGCACCAGCATCGGCCTGGCCGGCGCGGCCGCGCCGGGAGACGCCGCGTACTGA
- the pdhA gene encoding pyruvate dehydrogenase (acetyl-transferring) E1 component subunit alpha translates to MTLAASFQIDYLQYLGADGQPVREFPPALRDPAALLPLFKQMLYVRAFDTKSIALQRTGKLGTYAPCLGHEATHVGIGAAMAEGDVYAPSYREYGVLFMRGVRPREVLLYWGGDERGNDFQEGGARHDFPFCVPISTQCLHAAGAALAFKLRGEPHLAVATCGDGGSSKTDFYAALNSAGAYDLPLVLGVINNGWAISVPRAAQTGAQTLAQKGIAGGLFCLQVDGNDLVAVLEAMRIASERARAGEGGSVIEFMTYRLSDHTTADDARRYRDDAEVKDAWEREPITRLRTWLTAQGAWSEAEEAAWKEECERLVNIEVDAYLATPVQPVEAMFDYLYADPPPELLAQRAAAIALEQRHG, encoded by the coding sequence ATGACCCTCGCAGCAAGCTTCCAGATCGACTACCTGCAGTACCTCGGCGCGGACGGCCAGCCGGTCCGCGAATTCCCGCCTGCCCTGCGCGACCCGGCCGCGCTGCTGCCCCTGTTCAAGCAGATGCTGTACGTGCGCGCCTTCGACACCAAGTCGATCGCCCTGCAGCGCACCGGCAAGCTCGGCACCTACGCCCCCTGCCTGGGCCACGAGGCCACCCACGTCGGCATCGGCGCGGCGATGGCCGAGGGCGACGTCTACGCGCCCAGCTACCGCGAGTACGGCGTGCTGTTCATGCGCGGCGTGCGCCCGCGCGAGGTGCTGCTGTACTGGGGCGGCGACGAGCGCGGCAACGACTTCCAGGAAGGCGGCGCCCGCCACGACTTCCCGTTCTGCGTGCCGATCTCGACCCAGTGCCTGCACGCGGCCGGCGCGGCGCTGGCGTTCAAGCTGCGCGGCGAGCCGCACCTGGCGGTGGCCACCTGCGGCGACGGCGGCAGTTCCAAGACCGACTTCTACGCCGCGCTCAACTCGGCCGGCGCCTACGACCTGCCGCTGGTGCTGGGCGTGATCAACAACGGCTGGGCGATCTCGGTGCCGCGCGCGGCGCAGACCGGCGCGCAGACCCTGGCGCAGAAGGGTATTGCAGGGGGGCTGTTCTGCCTGCAGGTCGACGGCAACGACCTGGTCGCCGTGCTCGAGGCCATGCGCATCGCCAGCGAGCGCGCCCGCGCCGGCGAAGGCGGCAGCGTGATCGAGTTCATGACCTACCGCCTGTCCGACCACACCACCGCCGACGACGCGCGCCGCTACCGCGACGATGCCGAGGTCAAGGATGCGTGGGAGCGCGAGCCGATCACGCGCCTGCGCACCTGGCTGACCGCGCAGGGCGCCTGGAGCGAGGCCGAGGAAGCGGCCTGGAAGGAGGAGTGCGAGCGCCTGGTCAACATCGAGGTCGACGCCTACCTGGCCACCCCGGTGCAGCCGGTGGAGGCGATGTTCGACTACCTGTACGCGGATCCGCCGCCGGAGTTGCTGGCCCAGCGCGCGGCCGCGATCGCCCTGGAGCAGCGCCATGGATGA